A genome region from Columba livia isolate bColLiv1 breed racing homer chromosome 2, bColLiv1.pat.W.v2, whole genome shotgun sequence includes the following:
- the LOC135578738 gene encoding feather keratin 1-like gives MACYDVCRPCGPTPLANSCNEPCSLQCQDSRVLIQPSTVVVTLPGPILTSHPQSTAVGSSSSAAVGNELGAQGVAINSGAFGYGFGGLGCFGGRRAGYIC, from the coding sequence atggcCTGCTACGACGTCTGCCGCCCCTGCGGACccaccccgctggccaacagctgcaacgagccctgttccctgcagtgccaggactcccgtGTCCTCATCCAGCCTTCCACCGTGGTGGTCACCCTGCCAGgacccatcctcacctcccacccccagagcaccgCCGTCGGATCCTCTTCATCGGCTGCAGTGGGCAACGAACTCGGTGCTCAGGGAGTTGCCATCAACTCCGGCGCTTTTGGCTACGGCTTCGGAGGCCTGGGCTGCTTCGGTGGCAGAAGGGCTGGATACATCTGCTAA